A genomic region of Dictyoglomus sp. NZ13-RE01 contains the following coding sequences:
- the xerD gene encoding site-specific tyrosine recombinase XerD, producing MKDELKDFLFYLKYERGLSENTFLSYKKDLEDFINFLSKNNISINELNKKIWQEYLSLLHANYTPRSISRKISAIRSFFKFLVREGYLKKNFANFISTPRIPQYLPEYLDENEVSNFLDIPSTLSPLGKRNQAILETLYATGMRVSELVNLNIEDIDLEKGLVKCFGKGGKERIIPLGDYAKESIQRYLEIRHTFKPKEKERALFLNKKGERITRQGVWLIVKTYSQILNLPKKVSPHTFRHTFATHLLSHGVDIRIVQELLGHASISTTQIYTHITSKRLHEIYKNSHPLLRRSQ from the coding sequence ATGAAGGATGAATTAAAGGATTTCCTATTTTACTTAAAATATGAAAGAGGACTTTCCGAAAATACCTTTCTTTCTTACAAGAAAGATCTGGAGGATTTTATAAATTTTCTTTCTAAGAATAATATTTCTATAAATGAGCTTAATAAAAAGATATGGCAAGAGTACTTATCTCTGTTGCATGCAAATTATACACCCCGTTCCATATCAAGAAAAATTTCAGCTATCAGATCATTTTTTAAATTTCTTGTTAGAGAGGGATATCTTAAGAAGAATTTTGCAAATTTTATCTCTACTCCAAGAATTCCTCAATATTTACCCGAATACTTAGATGAAAATGAGGTGTCAAACTTCTTAGATATTCCCTCAACTTTATCACCTCTTGGGAAGAGAAATCAAGCTATTTTGGAGACCTTATATGCAACAGGAATGAGAGTTTCTGAGCTTGTAAATCTAAATATTGAAGATATAGATTTAGAAAAAGGATTAGTTAAGTGTTTTGGAAAAGGTGGAAAGGAAAGAATAATACCCTTAGGAGATTATGCAAAAGAAAGTATCCAAAGATATTTAGAAATAAGACATACTTTTAAACCTAAAGAAAAAGAGAGGGCACTATTTCTCAATAAAAAAGGAGAAAGAATAACAAGACAGGGAGTATGGTTAATAGTTAAAACTTATTCCCAAATTTTAAATCTGCCGAAGAAGGTCTCTCCTCATACCTTTAGACATACTTTTGCTACCCATTTGTTATCTCATGGAGTAGATATAAGAATTGTGCAAGAATTATTAGGTCATGCCAGTATATCCACTACTCAAATTTATACACATATTACATCTAAAAGGCTTCATGAGATATATAAAAATTCTCATCCATTATTAAGGAGGAGCCAATGA
- a CDS encoding phosphopentomutase, producing the protein MRVLLIVLDGVGIGELPDAYKYHDEGSNTLANTAKAVGGLKLPNLEKMGLGNIHPILGVNPISEPTSYYGKMAEKSPGKDTTTGHWEISGIILDKPFPVYPNGFPREIIEEFEKRIGRKTLGNIPASGTEIIQKLGEEHIKTGYPIVYTSADSVFQIACHEEVVPVEELYRMCEIAREILQGEHAVARVIARPFLGEKGNFYRTPRRKDFSLPPPRKTLLDYLKDNGNNVVGIGKIEDIFAGRGITYSMHQDNNKEGMENILKALDLFDEGLIFANLVDFDMLYGHRNNPEGFAKALTEFDEFLPLLFTKLNEKDILVITADHGNDPTTPSTDHSREYVPLLIYSKSFKNARSLGVIPTFACLGKTIAEIFGVDNELDGESFSKELR; encoded by the coding sequence ATGAGAGTTTTATTAATAGTATTAGATGGTGTTGGAATTGGTGAGTTACCTGATGCGTATAAATACCATGACGAAGGAAGTAATACTTTAGCTAATACCGCAAAGGCAGTTGGTGGTTTAAAACTGCCAAATCTTGAAAAGATGGGACTTGGAAATATTCATCCAATCCTCGGTGTAAATCCAATTAGTGAACCTACATCCTATTACGGAAAAATGGCGGAAAAATCTCCGGGAAAAGATACCACTACTGGACATTGGGAGATTTCAGGAATAATTTTAGATAAGCCATTCCCTGTATATCCAAATGGATTTCCAAGGGAAATTATTGAAGAGTTCGAAAAGAGAATAGGTAGAAAAACATTAGGTAATATACCTGCCTCTGGCACTGAAATAATACAAAAATTGGGAGAGGAACATATCAAAACTGGCTATCCAATTGTATACACCTCTGCTGATAGTGTTTTTCAAATAGCTTGTCATGAAGAAGTTGTTCCTGTAGAAGAGCTGTACAGAATGTGTGAAATTGCAAGAGAAATTCTTCAGGGGGAGCATGCAGTGGCGAGAGTAATTGCAAGACCCTTTTTAGGAGAAAAGGGGAATTTTTATAGAACACCAAGAAGAAAGGATTTTTCTTTACCTCCTCCAAGAAAGACCCTTCTTGATTATCTAAAAGATAATGGTAATAATGTAGTTGGAATTGGAAAAATAGAAGATATATTTGCAGGAAGAGGGATAACATATAGCATGCATCAGGATAATAATAAAGAAGGTATGGAAAATATCTTGAAGGCTTTAGATTTATTTGATGAGGGTTTAATATTTGCAAACTTGGTGGATTTTGACATGTTATATGGTCATAGAAATAATCCAGAAGGTTTTGCAAAAGCATTAACTGAGTTTGATGAATTTTTACCTCTTCTTTTTACAAAATTAAATGAAAAGGATATATTGGTCATTACTGCAGATCATGGGAATGATCCCACTACACCAAGCACAGATCACTCTCGGGAATACGTACCTTTGCTAATTTACTCAAAGTCTTTCAAAAATGCAAGATCCCTTGGAGTTATACCAACCTTTGCATGTCTTGGGAAAACAATAGCTGAAATTTTTGGGGTTGATAATGAACTTGATGGTGAAAGTTTTTCAAAGGAGCTGAGGTGA